TCTTAAAAACTATTCCGGAAAGTTTGACCGGATTCTAATTGATGCTCCCTGTTCAAGTATGGGCGTTATACGCAGGAATCCTGATATTAAATGGAAACTGACCGAAGAAAAACTGTTATTTTATCAAAAAAGGCAATTTCTTTATTTAGACAATCTTTCAATGGTTCTGAAACCGGGGGGAATTATAGTGTATGCAGTGTGCAGCACCGAACCGGAAGAGAACGAAGAAGTAATAAGTAAATTCTTATTAAAACATCCAGATTTTATAATTGATGACATACGTTGTTTCTCAAAGATTTTTGAGCCTTTTGTAAACAGTGAAGGATTTATCAAAACATACCCTCATATTAATAATATGGATGGCTTTTTTATTGCACGTCTAAAACGGAGGATATGATGCTGTAGGTTTCAACACTTGGAGACCTATATGAGGTGATAAATTGTTTAGAGTCAAAAGCTTCTCCTTAAACATACGCAAAAAAATAATCGTTGGTCTTACAATATGTCTTCTTGTAATAGGTTTTGTCGGGGGAAATTCATACCGGTTTTTGCATCAGATAGAACAGAAACAGCACCTTGTTGAAGTTGCCGATGATCTCAGCAATATAGTACTTGAGATAAGGCGGTATGAAAAAAACTTTCTTTTATATGGTTCACAGGACGACCTGTCAGAGAATAGGAGTTATATTAAAAAGGGCCTTGAAGTTCTTTCAAACATTTCCGCTGATATGAAAAAAAAGAAAGGTGCGCCTCAGATCGGATTGATTGAAAAGGGATTAATAGAGTATGAAAAGCTGATGGATCAGATGGCTGTTTGTGTAGTAGGGGGAAGGAAAGACTGTGAAAATGATCTGGAAGACAGGCTGCGGGCGGAAGGGAAAAATCTTGTAGACAGGTCAATAGCCCTTGTCAGTTTTGAAAGGGAAAGGATTCTTGCTATAATCGGGCAACTTAAAAAACATATCATCATTAATGTTACATTATTTTTATCAATGGGTATGTTTTTAATACCGATGATGGCAAGAAAGATAATAAAGCCTTTGAGGATAATTGAAAAAACAACGGTCCAGATAGCAAACGGGAATTTTTCTTTTATTCCGGTTCAAAATACAAGGGATGAAACACAGCGTGTAGTTGAAGCATTCAACCGCATGGTTGCAGAACTTGAAAAACGCCAGGAACAACTGGTTCAAACAAAAAAATTGTCATCAATAGGGATTCTTACTTCAGGTGTTGCCCATCAGCTTAACAATCCACTAAACAATATTTCAACTTCCTGCCAGATACTTTTGGAAGAAGGCCGTGATGCTGAACCCGAGTTTATGCACAGAATGCTTTTAAATATTGAACAGGAAGTAAACAGGGCAAGAGATACCGTGAAAGGGCTTTTGGAATTTTCCCGTGACAGAGATTTTGCTCTGGCTCCGGTTTCTCTTGATGAAGTGGCAGAGCGTTCAATCAGGCTTGTTTCAAGCCAGGTGCCTTCCGGAATCGAAATACAAAAGGATATACCTAAAGATTTGGTGCTTGATATAGATATGCAGCGAATTCAGGAAGTATTTCTGAATTTAATCATAAATGCTGTTCAGGCTATTGAAAGCACATCAGGTCTTATAAAAATATCGGCAAAGCCGGATCATGCTGTCGGAATGGCTGTGATAAATTTTGAGGATACGGGCGTCGGCATACCTGAAGATAATTTCGATATGATTTTCGATCCTTTTTTTACTACAAAAGAAGTTGGTATGGGAACCGGCCTTGGACTTTCGATAGTATACGGAATTGTGCAACAGCATAAAGGTTCCATTTCGGTTGAGAGCAAGGTAGGCGAGGGCACAAGATTTATAATTCATCTTCCACTTCATAAACAACGGGCATGAAGGAGACTATAATGACGGCTAAAACCGCCCGGATATTAATTGTAGATGATGAACAGATTGCAAGAGAGAATCTGGATCATGTCCTTAATAAAGAAGGATATGAAACCGTGCCGGTTGAAAACGGAATTGCAGCCTTAAAAGAGCTTGAAAAAGCGGAATTTGATCTTGTGCTGACAGATCTTAAAATGCAGGTAGTTGACGGCCTTAAGGTTCTTGAAAAGACAAAAGAGCTTTATCCTGCAACAGAAGTTATTATTATAACGGGATACGCTACTGTTGCTACGGCAGTTGAAGCAATGCAAAGAGGTGCATTTTATTATATACCAAAGCCTGTCAAAATAGAGGAAGTCCGTATTCTTGTGAGGCAGGCGCTTGAAAAGAAATCTTTAAAAAAAGAAGTTGCGGAACTTAAACTTCGTATCGGAAGCAAAAAAGAAATTACTTTTATTACCGGCAATAATGCTAAAATGGACAATCTGAAAAAAACTGTTGAACAGATTGCTCCAACTGATTGTACAGCTCTTATACTCGGTGAAACCGGAACCGGTAAGGAACTAGTAGCTAAAATGATTCACAAGCTGAGCAACCGTTGTGAGAAAAGATTTCTTGCAGTAAACTGCGGGGCATTTAATGAGGAACTTCTTGCAAATGAACTTTTCGGGCATGAAAAAGAAGCTTTTACAGGGGCACGCGGAATAAAAAAAGGTTTGCTGGAAGCAGCTGAAGGAGGAACTGTTTTTTTGGATGAAATAGGCGATATGCCGCTTTCGATGCAGGTAAAGCTTTTAAGAGTTTTGCAGGACAGGACATTAATCAGGGTAGGGGGGACTGATGAAATTTCTGTTGATATTCGAATAATTGCTGCTACAAATAAGAATCTTGCATTGGAGATCGAGGAAGGAAATTTCCGTCAGGATTTATTTTACCGTATCAATGTCATAACACTTCATGTTCCGCCTCTTTCGGAAAGAAAAGAAAGCATTCCGGTTTTGAGCATGCATTTTATAAAAAAATATTCAGAGAACCAGGGGAAAAATATTATAAATATTTCTGATGAAGTAATGGCTATTCTTGAAAGCTATGAGTATCCCGGTAATATCAGAGAACTGGAGAATATCATGGAACATGCTGTGGCAATGGCGGATGGAAATACAATTACAATGCGTCATCTTCCGCCGGATTTCCAGCAGCTTAAATTCAGGATACAAAGCAGGCGGCAAAGAGAATTTCTTACGCTGGAAGAAAATGAAATGGAGTATATTGCATGGGTACTCGATCAGGTGGAGAATAAAAAAATAAAAGCAGCTGAAATCCTGGGTATAGACAGGGTTTCATTATGGAGAAAGTTAAGACGCTATAACCTTGATACATAGCTATTGTATAACCAATTTCACAATAAAAGGGATTTCTTCCGCAAGCACAATTTCTATACCTTCTTTGGCTTCCGGTTCAAGATTTGTAACATCCGTTTCATTGCGTTTGGGAAAAACAACAGTTTTGATTCCGCTTCGCTGAGCGGCAAGAATTTTTTCACGAATTCCGCTTATACCTAATATCCTTCCGCTTAATGTAATCTCACCTGTCATAGCAATATCGTTTCTTGCCGGTTTTCCTGTTAAAAGAGAAATTAGGGCAACGGCAATTGTGATACCTGCTGAAGGTCCATCTTTTGGTATTGCTCCTGAAGGAATATGAATATGAATGTCGCGTTCATTAAAAAAATCCGGATCTATTCCGAACTGCTCAGCATTGCTTCTAACAAAACTTAATGCTGTCTGCGCCGATTCCTGCAAAACATTTCCCATTGATCCTGTCAGTATAAGCTGACGGTTTCCTTTCATCAGGCTTGCTTCAATGAAAATAATTTCTCCCCCGAATTCAGTCCACACAAGACCAGTTGTTATGCCGGCTTTATTTTCTCTTTCAGCAATTTCATGTGTGAATTTTCTGGGGCCAAGAAGTTTTTCAATAAGTATATCATCAACTGTTATCGAATCTGCATTATTAGGTCCGTTGCCGTTTTGAAGAAAAAGTCTTGCCATTTTACGAAATATTGTTGCAATTTCACGCTCAAAATTACGAAGCCCTGCTTCCTGCGTGTAGTCATTTACTATTTTAGATATGGCATTATCTAATAATTCAATATTAAAACCGACCAAACCATGCTCTTTGATCTGCTTTGGTATAAGATGAAGCTTTGCGATATTTCTTTTTTCTTTTTCCGTGTAACCGGAAAAACGAATTACTTCCAGCCTGTCTAAAAGAGGAGCAGGAAGCTTTTCAACCATATTAGCTGTTGATATAAACATTACACCCGAAAGATCAAAAGGTGCATCAAGATAATGGTCGGTGAAATTGCTGTTTTGCTCAGGATCAAGAATCTCTAAGAGAACCGAAGCCGGATCACCATGAAAATCCTGTCCGATTTTATCAATTTCATCAAGCATAAAAACCGGATTACATGTTCCTGCGCGTTTTATCTCATTAATAATTCTTCCGGGCATTGCTCCAACATATGTTCTTCGGTGCCCGCGTAAATCAGCTTCATCTCTTAGCCCTGCAAGTGATATACGAACAAATTTTCTTCCTAAAGCCTCTGCAATAGATCTTCCGACCGAAGTCTTGCCGGTTCCGGGAGGGCCTGCAAAACAAAGTACCGGGCTGCGGGTCATTTGTATATGCTTTTTCTTATCAATAATCTGTCGAACTGTTTGGCGAAGCTCATCTAAGTTTATAGGTTTGGGAAGATAGTGGAATGCGCCTTTTTTTAATGCGTTTACAGCTGAACTGACGGTTGCAAATCCGGTTATCATAACAAGTTCGGTATGGGGAGATATTTTTTTTGCAGATTCCAGCAATTGAATGCCGTCCATCTTTTCCATTTTGAGATCGGTTAATATCAAATCTATGTGGTGTTCTTTTAAGATATTTACCGCTTCAAGCCCGTTTGCTGCCGTACTTATTGCATAACCTTCTTTGCGCAATATATATTCAAGGTTATTTCTTGCTATTTCCTCATCATCAACAACTAATATATGAAATTTCTGTATACTGAAAAGGGTTCTTACGGAAAGATATTCAAGCACGCGTTCTTTGATGGCATTCAAACCGTAATGTTTGGATTCCATTATTTTTTCAGCGTTTTTTAAATCAAGATTGTCATCTGTGAAAGTATGCCAAGGCAGAGATAGGAGGTATTCGATATAATTAAAGCCTATACTGTATTCCGGTGTTGAAATATCCATGTTTTCCATGCGTTCCAGTTCTCTGATTGCGACAGAGGCGAGAGAATCGGATAATCCTGCCTTTTCGACTAAAGTACGTAAGTCTGAGAGTTCCTGATTAGGTCTTTTATTCTCTTCAGCTTGTTTTTCAGGCTTTTTTGTAAAAATCATAATCCCATCCTTTTTAGATATTAAAGCTCATTTTTATTTATCGAAAAATAAAGACAATAGCAACTGTTTCCGGTCGTTAAGATGGCGTTGCATTTAGCAACGGCCAATCACATAATGTAACATAGATATAACAATCTGAAATAATTATAAAATATATTTAGCTAAAATATAATGTTGCATATTGCAATAAATACGAAAAACGAGACAAAGCCTATAACATGATATATATAATTATGATAGATAGTTATAGTTAGTTATAATATATGGCATAATAATTGAAACACATAAAGTTAACAAGACAGAATGCTTTTATCTGAATATCTGTAAATTTATATAAAAAGGTTAAGCTATTCGTGAATATAAAAAGTGATTCAAAAAACAGCAGAATGGAAGAATGCAGAAAAATCCTGGTTGTTGGAGAAGAAGGCTTATTTTCAGAAAGCTTAATCGATTATGCAGTTCAAGTAGCAAAGCGCCTTAATTATAATATTCTTTCGGTAAGTGTTATGCAAAAAGGTTTGGAAGAAGTATCCGGGAAGCCCGGAGAATTTCTTAACAATTTATTTAGAATGAAAGCTGAATCTGGCGGGATAGGGTATGACAATTTGCTTCGATACGGAGATTCAGGGATAATAGCTGAGAAAATTATTCATGAAATAAGAAGGATAGGATTTATAATAACCGGATCTGATGAAAGCAAGGAGAAGATTGCGGCTGAAGTTACGATTCCGGTTTTTAGCGTTTTTACAAATAAAAATATAAAAGGAGGAAAGAAAATGGCTGAAGAAATCAAGCAAAAGAAACCGGTAGGTAAAACATTGGGCTATGGTGCAATAAGTTTAGCTCTCTATGCAGCGGTTTTTACGAATACCGATACAATAACAGATTATTTCACAAGGGGTGGGTGGTATTCGGCGTTGCCGATTTTGACTGTTTTTGCTTTTTCATTTGCTCACGGAGCATTTGCCAGTAATTTTTGGTCTCTTATGGGAATTGAAGCGGCTCATACTGATACCAAGGTTGTTACTATTGAAAAGAGTGTTAAAGATGATGTGCGGTCAAATAAAGTTGCAAGGAAAAGACCGCGGGCTCGTGCATACATCAATCCTTTTCACAGACTATAAATTAAAAAAGCAAACAGTTTTTAAAGTGTAGAATATATATTAATTTATATCGCTAATAAATATTTTGAGGAGGAGATATGCAGGATTTAGCAGTGGAGAGTTTAAAATTTATTGATTTAAATCTTATGTCGATATTGTTTTTGTTTGTAATTGGTTTTATCGGAGGGCTTGTAAGCGGTTTTATCGGATCAGGCGGAGCATTTGTTCTTACTCCGGGCATGATGAGTCTTGGAGTGCCGGGCACAGTAGCTGTGGCAAGCAATATGTGTCATAAGTTCCCAAAAGCTATGGTGGGGGCATTTAAACGCTTTAAATACGGTCAGGTGGATCTAAAGCTTGGAATTGTTACGGCGGCTTCAGCAGTAGTGGGAGTTCAGGTTGGAATTCAGATTCAGCATTACATCCTCGAGAAATGGGGTGAAGCCGGATCCAATCTGTATGTAAGTTTGGCTTTTGTTGTTATTCTTGTGCTAGTTGGTGGGTACGTTTTTTTTGATGCATGGAAGATAGCCAAAACCGGAGGCGTTGAGAAGGTAACCATGCTGGCTCGGAAACTCCAGTCTATAAATCTTCCGCCTATGATTCATTTCAAAAAGGCAAATCTAACAATATCATTATGGTTTACTATCCCTGTCGGTTTTGCTGCAGGAATGCTGGCAGCAACGATTGCTGTTGGTGGTTTTGTAGGTGTACCAGGAATGATATATGTAGTTGGAGCATCAAGTATCATAGCTTCAGCAACGGAGCTGGTAATAGCGTTTATTATGGGTTTAGGGGGTTCTATAAACTGGGCAATGCATGGAATGATTGATATACGTCTCACTCTTCTTATTCTTGCAGGATCTCTTTTTGGTGTTCAGTTGGGGGCAATAGGAACAACATATGTAAAAGATCATATGATCAAAATTGTAATGGGTACAATCATGCTTCTTGTTGCGGTCAGCAGAGGGCTTGCAATACCAAAGTATTTAGATCAGCTAGGCCTGGTATCTATGAACGCAGGAGATATAAATCTGATGACGAAGATAAGCTTTGGAATAATGTGTTTTGCTCTTGTAACCGGCGCATTAATTATACTAGGAAGCATGTGGAAAGCAAGATCACCCAGGTTTGCAACAGAAGAAAGTTATGGGAAGGCATAATATATTATGATACATTAATTAATATGGGTTAAGTCAAAATAAGGGGTATGAAAATAATATTTTCATACCCCTTATTTCTTTGATTTTTAGCAAAGGCGGGTATATTATTAAAAAAGATAGTATTTATAGTTGTGGTCCCATATGGGGGTTGGCCCCTTCTGCCCAGCGGCTTTAAGCTTATGGACAGCATACCATTTAATCCGGGAAAGGAGGAGTATTATGTCAATCATAACTATTTCCAGAGCTTCATACAGCGGTGGAGAGGAGGTTGCTGAAAAGGTTGCAAAAAAACTGGGGTATGATCGTATTTCAAGAGAGATCCTTTTAGATGCATCTGAAATGTTTCATATACCCGAGATAAAGCTTGCAAGGGCCATTAGTGATGCACCTTCCATTCTTGATCGTTTCAACAATGGTAAAGAGATGTATGTTACCTATATTCAGACGGCGCTTTTAAAATATCTGCGTGAAGATGACATTGTTTATCATGGGCTTGCAGGTCATTTTTTTGTAAGAAACATAAAGCATGTGCTCAAGGTCCGTATTATAGCAGACATGGAAGACAGAATCAGAATAGAAATGAAAAGAGAAAAAGTAAATGAGGAAAAGGCGCTTAAAACCATAAAAAAAGATGATGAGCAGAGAAGAAAATGGAGTCATTTTTTATATGGGATAGATACATGGGATAACAGCTTATATGATTTGATACTTCATATTAAAAACATAACAACAGATGATGCAGCAGATATAATTTGTCATACGGCATCGCTTGAGCATTTTAAAACGACTCCCGAATCACAAAAAAGCATTGAAGATCTTGCTTTGGCGGCAGAGGTCAGGGCTGAATTATTTGATTTATGCCCATATGTGGAAACAAGTGCCAATGATGGCATAGTGAGCGTAGTAGCCAGAGTTCACGAATATCAGAGATCCAATATTTCTCCCGAGTTGATATCAAAAGCAGAAAGAGTAAATGGTGTTAAAGGTATCAAAATGAAAGTTTTGCCAATTACCGTATATACCGATTAGATCAGGCTGTATTTATAAAGTGTTTTTAGCGTAGATTATGGGATTATATGACAAAATATTAGTTGCAGTTGATGGTTCCGATGCAAGTCTTCATGCACTATCTGAATCTATAAAACTTTCTTACTGGGTAAGGGGAAGTGTTTGTGCGATTTATGTTGCGCCTTCGTATGAAGGTGATTTGAGTTTAACGGGTGTTAAGAATCTGGATGCATTGTTAAGCGAACCCTGTAAAATCACTCTTGCTAAAATAAAAGAAACTGTTGAACAAATTGATGCCTCCATTCAGGCTTTGTGCTTGGAAGGTGAACCTTTTGAGAAAATAATGGAATATGCTGAAAAAGAGGGTTTTGATCTTATAGTTGCCGGGGTTGAAAAGAAAAATACCTTATACAGGACGCTAATTAAAGGGGTTGCGGAAAAAATAATCCGTTATGGTTCAAAAGATATTCTTATAATACCGCAAAACACTTCAATCGGCTGGGATAAAATCCTTGTTTCAAAAAATAAATCCCAACATGATGGAATGGCAGTTAAAAAAGCAATGGAAATTACAAAAGCATATGGTGGGGAATTGCTTATTATAGATGATAATATAAATAAAAAAGAAGTTATTAATGGAATAAATAAACTTTCTTCCAAAATTGTGTTTAAAACAATTATAAAAAATGGAAATGGACCGAAAGCAATCTTAGATACTGCTTTTGAAAATAATACTGATTTAATTATCATGAGCTCTTTATTCAAAAAAAGTATCAGGAATTTAATTTTCAAAAATACCATTGAAAAAGTAGTTTTATCTTCAACCTGCCCTGTGCTGGTTGTATCCGAGAGCCTTGTCAGTTAAATAAAAATTTATAATAAACTAATATGAAAGGAAAATAATATGCCTCCGGTAAAAATGTATTCGCTTAGTACTTGCAGACATTGTAAAGACGCCAAAAAATATTTTGATGAATGCACAATAAATTATGATTTTGTTGATGTAGATCTTTTAAAGGGAAAAGAAAGAAATGAAATCCTTGAAGAGATAAAAAAAATTAATCCCGATTGTTCTTTTCCTACAATAATAATAGGCGATAAGGTAGTTGCCGGCTTTAAAGAAGAAGAAATCAAGGAGGCGTTAGGAATATAAATGGAACCTGAAATACTATATGAAATGTTAAAAAAAGTTCAGGAACCCAAGGGGTATTATTTTAATAAAGACAAAGCAGTAGTAATAGATCTGCTTGAGTCCCTTTGTTTCAATAAAGAACGCTATGGATATATGGCATGTCCATGCAGGCTCGCATCCGGAGACAGAAAAAATGATGAAGATATAATATGTCCTTGCGTATATAGGGTTAAAGATGTGAAACAATACGGGAGTTGCTATTGCGGTCTTTATGTCTCAAAAGAATGGAACGAAGATACCGATGAA
The genomic region above belongs to Pseudomonadota bacterium and contains:
- the lon gene encoding endopeptidase La yields the protein MIFTKKPEKQAEENKRPNQELSDLRTLVEKAGLSDSLASVAIRELERMENMDISTPEYSIGFNYIEYLLSLPWHTFTDDNLDLKNAEKIMESKHYGLNAIKERVLEYLSVRTLFSIQKFHILVVDDEEIARNNLEYILRKEGYAISTAANGLEAVNILKEHHIDLILTDLKMEKMDGIQLLESAKKISPHTELVMITGFATVSSAVNALKKGAFHYLPKPINLDELRQTVRQIIDKKKHIQMTRSPVLCFAGPPGTGKTSVGRSIAEALGRKFVRISLAGLRDEADLRGHRRTYVGAMPGRIINEIKRAGTCNPVFMLDEIDKIGQDFHGDPASVLLEILDPEQNSNFTDHYLDAPFDLSGVMFISTANMVEKLPAPLLDRLEVIRFSGYTEKEKRNIAKLHLIPKQIKEHGLVGFNIELLDNAISKIVNDYTQEAGLRNFEREIATIFRKMARLFLQNGNGPNNADSITVDDILIEKLLGPRKFTHEIAERENKAGITTGLVWTEFGGEIIFIEASLMKGNRQLILTGSMGNVLQESAQTALSFVRSNAEQFGIDPDFFNERDIHIHIPSGAIPKDGPSAGITIAVALISLLTGKPARNDIAMTGEITLSGRILGISGIREKILAAQRSGIKTVVFPKRNETDVTNLEPEAKEGIEIVLAEEIPFIVKLVIQ
- a CDS encoding universal stress protein, whose amino-acid sequence is MGLYDKILVAVDGSDASLHALSESIKLSYWVRGSVCAIYVAPSYEGDLSLTGVKNLDALLSEPCKITLAKIKETVEQIDASIQALCLEGEPFEKIMEYAEKEGFDLIVAGVEKKNTLYRTLIKGVAEKIIRYGSKDILIIPQNTSIGWDKILVSKNKSQHDGMAVKKAMEITKAYGGELLIIDDNINKKEVINGINKLSSKIVFKTIIKNGNGPKAILDTAFENNTDLIIMSSLFKKSIRNLIFKNTIEKVVLSSTCPVLVVSESLVS
- a CDS encoding glutaredoxin family protein, whose protein sequence is MPPVKMYSLSTCRHCKDAKKYFDECTINYDFVDVDLLKGKERNEILEEIKKINPDCSFPTIIIGDKVVAGFKEEEIKEALGI
- a CDS encoding cytidylate kinase-like family protein gives rise to the protein MSIITISRASYSGGEEVAEKVAKKLGYDRISREILLDASEMFHIPEIKLARAISDAPSILDRFNNGKEMYVTYIQTALLKYLREDDIVYHGLAGHFFVRNIKHVLKVRIIADMEDRIRIEMKREKVNEEKALKTIKKDDEQRRKWSHFLYGIDTWDNSLYDLILHIKNITTDDAADIICHTASLEHFKTTPESQKSIEDLALAAEVRAELFDLCPYVETSANDGIVSVVARVHEYQRSNISPELISKAERVNGVKGIKMKVLPITVYTD
- a CDS encoding sigma-54 dependent transcriptional regulator, giving the protein MTAKTARILIVDDEQIARENLDHVLNKEGYETVPVENGIAALKELEKAEFDLVLTDLKMQVVDGLKVLEKTKELYPATEVIIITGYATVATAVEAMQRGAFYYIPKPVKIEEVRILVRQALEKKSLKKEVAELKLRIGSKKEITFITGNNAKMDNLKKTVEQIAPTDCTALILGETGTGKELVAKMIHKLSNRCEKRFLAVNCGAFNEELLANELFGHEKEAFTGARGIKKGLLEAAEGGTVFLDEIGDMPLSMQVKLLRVLQDRTLIRVGGTDEISVDIRIIAATNKNLALEIEEGNFRQDLFYRINVITLHVPPLSERKESIPVLSMHFIKKYSENQGKNIINISDEVMAILESYEYPGNIRELENIMEHAVAMADGNTITMRHLPPDFQQLKFRIQSRRQREFLTLEENEMEYIAWVLDQVENKKIKAAEILGIDRVSLWRKLRRYNLDT
- a CDS encoding sulfite exporter TauE/SafE family protein; translation: MQDLAVESLKFIDLNLMSILFLFVIGFIGGLVSGFIGSGGAFVLTPGMMSLGVPGTVAVASNMCHKFPKAMVGAFKRFKYGQVDLKLGIVTAASAVVGVQVGIQIQHYILEKWGEAGSNLYVSLAFVVILVLVGGYVFFDAWKIAKTGGVEKVTMLARKLQSINLPPMIHFKKANLTISLWFTIPVGFAAGMLAATIAVGGFVGVPGMIYVVGASSIIASATELVIAFIMGLGGSINWAMHGMIDIRLTLLILAGSLFGVQLGAIGTTYVKDHMIKIVMGTIMLLVAVSRGLAIPKYLDQLGLVSMNAGDINLMTKISFGIMCFALVTGALIILGSMWKARSPRFATEESYGKA
- a CDS encoding ferredoxin:thioredoxin reductase; the encoded protein is MEPEILYEMLKKVQEPKGYYFNKDKAVVIDLLESLCFNKERYGYMACPCRLASGDRKNDEDIICPCVYRVKDVKQYGSCYCGLYVSKEWNEDTDEHEYVPERRPGSRMIF
- a CDS encoding HAMP domain-containing histidine kinase, translated to MFRVKSFSLNIRKKIIVGLTICLLVIGFVGGNSYRFLHQIEQKQHLVEVADDLSNIVLEIRRYEKNFLLYGSQDDLSENRSYIKKGLEVLSNISADMKKKKGAPQIGLIEKGLIEYEKLMDQMAVCVVGGRKDCENDLEDRLRAEGKNLVDRSIALVSFERERILAIIGQLKKHIIINVTLFLSMGMFLIPMMARKIIKPLRIIEKTTVQIANGNFSFIPVQNTRDETQRVVEAFNRMVAELEKRQEQLVQTKKLSSIGILTSGVAHQLNNPLNNISTSCQILLEEGRDAEPEFMHRMLLNIEQEVNRARDTVKGLLEFSRDRDFALAPVSLDEVAERSIRLVSSQVPSGIEIQKDIPKDLVLDIDMQRIQEVFLNLIINAVQAIESTSGLIKISAKPDHAVGMAVINFEDTGVGIPEDNFDMIFDPFFTTKEVGMGTGLGLSIVYGIVQQHKGSISVESKVGEGTRFIIHLPLHKQRA